One window of Paenibacillus albicereus genomic DNA carries:
- a CDS encoding ABC transporter permease subunit has translation MNRTDHASRRSRTGPTWAIALKDMRALKASLQLWLPMLIVPLMFGGILPAVFVLLVRFYVLPAGPEGLERMGDMGFVLELMRTSAPPALQAELATLPGDIERVLYFGLTYLLAPMFLLIPVMAASIITANSFAGEKERKTLEGLLYAPISMNQLLIGKALSAFLPALGLTLGSFVLYGTVVNTLAYPIYGRLIFPTWNWLPLMGLVVPALTAVIVLATMIVSAKVKGFQEAYQLGGILVLPVLALTGGQATGLLLLGSGAMLVMGAALAAIAWLLLRSARRLAKRHQFLEKLG, from the coding sequence ATGAACAGAACGGACCATGCTTCGCGCCGCAGCCGCACAGGACCGACATGGGCGATCGCCCTCAAGGACATGCGCGCGCTCAAGGCGAGCCTGCAGCTGTGGCTGCCGATGCTCATCGTGCCGCTGATGTTCGGCGGCATCCTGCCGGCGGTCTTCGTCCTGCTCGTCCGCTTCTACGTCCTCCCCGCCGGTCCCGAGGGGCTGGAGCGGATGGGCGACATGGGCTTCGTGCTGGAGCTCATGCGTACGTCCGCCCCTCCCGCTCTTCAAGCGGAGCTCGCGACGCTGCCGGGCGACATCGAGCGGGTGCTTTATTTCGGCCTGACCTACCTGCTCGCGCCGATGTTCCTCCTCATCCCCGTCATGGCCGCCAGCATCATCACCGCCAACAGCTTCGCCGGGGAAAAGGAGCGCAAGACGCTGGAAGGGCTGCTGTACGCGCCGATCTCCATGAACCAGCTGCTGATCGGCAAGGCGCTGTCGGCCTTCCTGCCGGCCCTCGGCCTGACGCTCGGCAGCTTCGTCTTGTACGGGACGGTCGTCAACACGCTCGCCTACCCGATCTATGGACGGCTGATCTTCCCGACGTGGAACTGGCTGCCGCTGATGGGGCTCGTCGTGCCGGCGCTGACGGCCGTCATCGTGCTGGCGACGATGATCGTATCCGCCAAGGTCAAGGGCTTCCAGGAAGCGTACCAGCTCGGAGGCATCCTCGTGCTGCCGGTGCTCGCCCTGACGGGAGGGCAAGCGACGGGACTGCTGCTGCTCGGCAGCGGAGCGATGCTGGTGATGGGGGCGGCTTTGGCGGCGATCGCCTGGCTGCTGCTGCGCTCGGCTCGCCGTCTGGCGAAGCGGCACCAATTTCTCGAGAAGCTCGGCTGA
- a CDS encoding sigma-70 family RNA polymerase sigma factor, which translates to MGAWSKRRAEDPRLRRAARGDAEAMASLLQEQYGFLRNYLLKLCLSQPLAEDLAQETMIRAVESIRRFRGESAFSTWLLAIATRVYLDEKRKAARRGRKLSAYAEAERLQLAQSHPELRLELLEALASLPDEQRAAVLLKHYYGYSYEEIGELSGVAAGTAKSRVHHGLAKLRKELTVE; encoded by the coding sequence ATCGGAGCATGGAGCAAGCGTCGGGCGGAAGACCCCCGTCTTCGGCGAGCCGCTCGGGGCGATGCGGAGGCGATGGCCTCGCTGCTGCAGGAGCAGTACGGCTTCTTGCGGAACTACTTGCTCAAGCTGTGCCTGAGCCAGCCGCTGGCGGAGGATCTCGCGCAGGAGACGATGATCCGTGCCGTGGAGAGCATCCGCAGGTTCCGGGGCGAGTCCGCGTTCTCGACGTGGCTCCTCGCGATCGCGACCCGCGTCTATCTCGATGAGAAGCGCAAGGCCGCGAGGCGGGGACGGAAGCTGTCCGCCTACGCGGAAGCGGAGCGCCTGCAGCTGGCGCAAAGCCATCCGGAGCTGCGCCTGGAGCTGCTCGAGGCGCTCGCTTCCCTGCCGGATGAGCAGCGCGCAGCGGTGTTGCTGAAGCATTATTACGGGTATTCGTACGAGGAGATCGGAGAGCTGTCCGGCGTCGCCGCCGGCACGGCCAAGTCGCGGGTCCATCACGGACTCGCCAAGCTGCGGAAGGAGCTGACGGTGGAATGA
- a CDS encoding DUF5345 family protein, translating into MKEKERPEAERTNASRNGAARSEAESEQPGAARTDAGRTLGDRSEAKQPGEDKADAGPTAAQRLESDCSDEQAQEAFVLQLQLELKQMDDSLSEAEPDPQQMLALVREVQAGQRRRLLRDLLRFWLAAAVVLAGGIWAAGAAPAYYVGAQLALTAATFALVALAGLLRRPLEARRSGKPAERGGDAA; encoded by the coding sequence ATGAAGGAGAAGGAGCGTCCGGAGGCGGAACGGACGAATGCAAGTCGGAACGGCGCAGCGCGGTCGGAGGCGGAGTCGGAACAGCCTGGCGCAGCAAGGACCGATGCCGGACGGACTCTCGGGGATCGCTCGGAGGCGAAACAGCCTGGCGAGGATAAGGCGGATGCCGGTCCGACGGCCGCGCAGCGGCTCGAGTCCGACTGCTCCGATGAGCAGGCGCAGGAAGCGTTCGTGCTTCAGCTTCAGCTGGAGCTGAAGCAAATGGACGATTCGCTGTCGGAGGCGGAGCCCGATCCGCAGCAGATGCTCGCCCTCGTCCGCGAGGTCCAGGCCGGCCAGAGACGGCGGCTGCTGCGCGATCTGCTGCGCTTCTGGCTGGCGGCGGCGGTCGTGCTCGCCGGGGGCATCTGGGCTGCCGGAGCGGCGCCGGCGTATTACGTCGGGGCGCAGCTCGCTCTGACGGCGGCCACGTTCGCGCTCGTGGCGCTGGCGGGCCTGCTGCGGCGGCCGCTCGAAGCTCGGCGGTCCGGGAAGCCTGCGGAGAGAGGAGGGGATGCCGCATGA
- a CDS encoding PP2C family protein-serine/threonine phosphatase: MRIVVVDDNAMNITVVQEMLKRAGYWDVRAASSGMELFAMLGLEESGAEPAEGIPTPDVDLILLDMMMPRIDGIAACQAIQASERLRDIPVIMVTAIGDSKKLAEALDAGAIDYVTKPINRIELLARIRVALRLKQEKDWHRERDRRIREELQLAKEVQSAALPPKLEEGGIVIDAIYQPSEELSGDLYAWNRIDEHRYGIAIIDAMGHGISSSLVCMFIASVLRDAMVTKVEPVLVMEELNRRALQLQFADQLIQYYFTALYMVVDLRKGTVEYVNAGHPPGLLVRAGEDGAAEPLSGGGMAVGLFEGVSFEKQVVEVRPGDQLLLFTDGLLELVTGPEEGRLDMLMERMAGELRASGSLHELLLAEEGPRPDDCCLVQIGIR; this comes from the coding sequence ATGCGGATAGTAGTTGTCGACGATAACGCGATGAATATAACGGTCGTTCAGGAGATGCTCAAGCGAGCGGGCTATTGGGACGTGCGGGCCGCCTCCTCCGGCATGGAGCTGTTCGCCATGCTCGGATTGGAGGAGTCCGGGGCAGAGCCGGCCGAAGGAATTCCGACGCCGGACGTGGACCTCATCCTGCTGGACATGATGATGCCCCGTATCGACGGCATTGCGGCTTGCCAGGCGATCCAGGCGTCGGAGCGGCTCCGGGACATCCCGGTCATCATGGTGACGGCCATCGGAGATTCCAAGAAGCTCGCCGAGGCGCTTGACGCCGGCGCGATCGACTACGTGACCAAGCCGATCAACCGGATCGAGCTGCTGGCCCGCATCCGCGTGGCGCTGCGTCTCAAGCAGGAGAAGGATTGGCACCGCGAGCGCGATCGCCGCATCCGCGAGGAGCTGCAGCTGGCCAAGGAAGTGCAGTCGGCGGCTCTCCCGCCGAAGCTGGAGGAAGGCGGCATCGTCATCGATGCCATCTACCAGCCTTCGGAGGAGCTGTCGGGCGACCTGTATGCCTGGAACCGCATCGATGAGCACCGCTACGGCATCGCCATCATCGACGCGATGGGCCATGGCATCTCTTCGTCCCTGGTGTGCATGTTCATCGCGTCCGTGCTGAGGGACGCGATGGTGACCAAGGTCGAGCCGGTGCTTGTCATGGAGGAGCTCAACCGCCGCGCGCTGCAGCTGCAGTTCGCCGATCAGCTGATCCAGTATTATTTCACCGCGCTGTATATGGTCGTGGATCTTCGGAAAGGCACGGTCGAATACGTCAATGCGGGACATCCGCCGGGCCTTCTCGTGCGCGCGGGCGAAGACGGGGCGGCGGAGCCGCTATCCGGCGGCGGCATGGCGGTCGGGCTGTTCGAGGGCGTTTCCTTCGAGAAGCAGGTCGTGGAGGTGCGGCCGGGCGACCAGCTGCTGCTGTTCACCGACGGCTTGCTGGAGCTGGTGACCGGCCCGGAGGAGGGCCGGCTGGACATGCTGATGGAGCGCATGGCCGGAGAACTGCGCGCGAGCGGCTCGCTGCATGAGCTGCTGCTCGCCGAGGAAGGGCCTCGGCCGGATGACTGCTGCCTCGTGCAGATCGGCATCCGCTAG
- a CDS encoding DUF948 domain-containing protein encodes MDYLIGISVLIIAVSIAVLVVYLAQTLKKVQTSLDAASGAIREVQGAVQEWKGDVDELVVSVKDLTKQVNHQIDAVDPLMASVREVGTTVHEVAAAAREFSSGWTNRLRRKAHESAVAAELEDQGVKANLPAAGTDPLSGSAAAYAGTAVPLRSGGTSAGQAPKKVPVLTEEASGSPAWLGWLDVGIQAARLIRSSRTKA; translated from the coding sequence ATGGATTATTTGATTGGGATCAGCGTGTTGATCATCGCCGTTTCGATCGCGGTGCTCGTCGTTTATTTGGCTCAGACGCTCAAGAAGGTGCAGACGTCGCTGGACGCGGCGAGCGGAGCGATCCGCGAGGTCCAAGGAGCGGTGCAGGAGTGGAAAGGCGACGTCGATGAGCTCGTCGTCAGCGTGAAGGATCTGACCAAGCAGGTCAACCATCAGATCGACGCCGTCGATCCGCTGATGGCTTCGGTGCGCGAAGTCGGCACGACGGTCCATGAAGTCGCCGCCGCCGCCCGCGAGTTCTCGTCCGGCTGGACGAACCGCCTGCGCCGCAAGGCGCATGAGTCGGCCGTCGCGGCCGAGCTTGAGGACCAAGGCGTAAAGGCCAACCTGCCTGCCGCCGGCACCGACCCGCTCAGCGGCAGCGCTGCCGCTTACGCCGGCACGGCCGTGCCGCTGCGCTCCGGCGGCACCTCTGCCGGTCAAGCGCCGAAGAAGGTTCCGGTGCTGACCGAGGAAGCTTCCGGCTCCCCCGCCTGGCTCGGCTGGCTGGACGTCGGCATCCAGGCGGCGCGCCTGATCCGCTCGAGCCGCACCAAGGCTTGA
- a CDS encoding DUF1328 domain-containing protein, with the protein MLRWAVIFLIIAIVAAIFGFGGIVGAAAGIAKVLFFVFLVLFVISLITGRRTTP; encoded by the coding sequence ATGTTGAGATGGGCCGTTATTTTTCTGATCATCGCCATCGTCGCCGCAATCTTCGGCTTCGGCGGCATCGTAGGAGCCGCAGCCGGCATCGCCAAAGTCCTGTTCTTCGTCTTCCTGGTGCTGTTCGTCATCTCCCTCATTACCGGACGCCGAACAACCCCTTAA
- a CDS encoding NAD(P)H-hydrate dehydratase produces the protein MRLASAQEIRKWEQGVMEDGLLTAAALMETAGRALAEAVLRYAGGLPLDGPFMERLLGSSTPTALLLGSSTPTARSDGDGVAASCRPHAGAAQHGTRKPKPWAILVGKGRNGGDGLAAARHLAVAGIEVLAVLAAPPDGLQGEALRQHRLAERAGVRSIHYRPGELDWSRFGGIVDALLGTGSSGSAPREPLASLIREANGSGLPILAADLPSGVDPDTGAAAEPAIRAAATITFGLPKRGLAQHPGAELAGEVLVAPLGIALEPANSTDGDAFEQEGGDTARSSREATSESGSAARPVFLLRPETLRERLSAEPLDRRAADSHKGTYGHVLVAAGTKLMSGAGLLSASAALRAGAGLVTWALPAGVASAAIGLRPELMLAAVPDGGSGDWSDSSPEELAALAEGKDALVLGPGIGRLPGGWLRRLWERLPPRLPLVLDADALNHLAAEDFTAWPRREGGVVLTPHPGEMARLANRPTADVQRDRIGSAMAYADGHGAVVVLKGARTVIAAPLGAAYVNPTGNAGMATGGTGDVLAGIIGSLLAQGRPAIEAAAIGVWRHGAAGDRAAASRPSPASLIAGDVIEHL, from the coding sequence ATGAGGCTGGCAAGCGCGCAAGAAATTCGGAAATGGGAACAAGGCGTCATGGAGGACGGGCTGCTGACCGCTGCGGCGCTGATGGAGACGGCCGGACGGGCGCTGGCGGAAGCGGTGCTTCGATATGCCGGCGGCTTGCCGCTGGACGGTCCATTTATGGAAAGGCTGCTCGGCTCTTCAACGCCGACAGCGCTGCTGCTCGGCTCCTCAACGCCGACAGCGCGAAGCGATGGCGATGGCGTTGCGGCCAGCTGCCGCCCGCATGCCGGGGCCGCGCAGCACGGCACGCGGAAGCCCAAGCCGTGGGCGATCCTCGTCGGCAAAGGCCGCAACGGCGGCGACGGCCTCGCAGCGGCACGGCATCTTGCTGTTGCCGGCATCGAGGTGCTGGCCGTGCTCGCCGCGCCGCCGGACGGGCTGCAGGGCGAAGCGCTCCGGCAGCATCGCCTGGCCGAGCGTGCCGGCGTGAGGAGCATCCACTACCGTCCCGGCGAGCTGGACTGGAGCCGCTTCGGCGGCATCGTCGACGCGCTGCTCGGCACCGGCTCCTCGGGCAGCGCTCCTCGCGAGCCGCTCGCTTCGCTCATTCGCGAGGCGAACGGCAGCGGCCTGCCGATCCTCGCCGCGGACCTGCCGAGCGGCGTCGATCCCGATACCGGAGCCGCCGCAGAGCCCGCGATCCGCGCCGCGGCAACCATTACGTTCGGCCTCCCCAAGCGCGGCCTGGCGCAGCATCCCGGCGCGGAGCTGGCCGGGGAGGTGCTCGTAGCTCCGCTCGGCATCGCGCTTGAGCCCGCGAACTCGACGGACGGCGACGCCTTCGAGCAAGAGGGCGGCGACACGGCCCGTAGCAGCCGGGAAGCGACGAGCGAGAGCGGCTCCGCAGCGAGGCCCGTCTTCCTGCTCCGCCCCGAGACGCTGCGCGAACGGCTGTCCGCCGAGCCGCTCGACCGGCGTGCCGCCGACAGCCACAAAGGCACGTACGGCCACGTGCTCGTCGCCGCCGGCACGAAGCTCATGAGCGGCGCGGGGCTGCTGTCCGCCAGCGCCGCTCTAAGGGCGGGAGCCGGCCTCGTCACCTGGGCGCTTCCCGCCGGCGTCGCCTCCGCCGCGATCGGGCTGCGGCCCGAGCTCATGCTCGCCGCTGTGCCGGACGGCGGCAGCGGCGACTGGAGCGATTCGTCGCCAGAGGAGCTCGCCGCCTTGGCCGAGGGCAAGGACGCGCTCGTGCTCGGGCCGGGCATCGGCCGGCTGCCCGGCGGATGGCTGCGGCGGCTGTGGGAGCGGCTGCCGCCGCGGCTGCCGCTCGTCCTCGACGCGGACGCGCTGAACCATCTTGCGGCGGAGGACTTTACCGCCTGGCCCCGCCGGGAAGGCGGCGTCGTGCTGACGCCTCATCCCGGCGAGATGGCGCGGCTGGCGAATCGGCCGACCGCCGATGTCCAGCGCGACCGCATCGGCTCCGCGATGGCCTATGCGGACGGGCATGGCGCCGTTGTCGTGCTCAAGGGCGCGCGTACGGTCATCGCCGCCCCGCTCGGCGCCGCCTACGTCAATCCGACCGGCAACGCCGGCATGGCGACCGGCGGCACGGGCGACGTGCTCGCCGGCATCATCGGCAGCCTGCTCGCGCAGGGACGCCCCGCGATCGAAGCGGCCGCGATCGGCGTCTGGCGTCACGGAGCGGCCGGAGACCGCGCCGCGGCTTCCCGCCCGTCGCCGGCTTCGCTGATCGCCGGCGATGTGATCGAGCATTTGTAG
- a CDS encoding lipase family protein translates to MSRKVKLSSATPVMDPHTALFLAAVCGQTYLLLKGTGQVRLPDDYEVVGVFQSGGHGGAPAQPFGFVAESPHAVVAAFRGTSSTSEWLTDFMAEQIEYTVVKDGGKTHRGFTSLYESLRPQLRELLERTGARKPLFLTGHSLGGALATLAALDLAKNGPGRNPIVYTFAAPRVGDSEFAESYAKAVPRSFRLANSNDIVTYLPPLVYQDPRTKLIYYYSHVSELAELDFSGGSFSGNHVLLGYFNALAAREPEFAAAMCRSPIGWCPNAQKLPGEGS, encoded by the coding sequence GTGAGCCGAAAAGTGAAACTCAGCAGCGCCACCCCTGTCATGGATCCGCACACGGCCTTGTTTCTCGCGGCCGTGTGCGGACAAACCTATCTGTTGCTGAAAGGAACCGGCCAAGTGCGGCTGCCGGACGATTACGAGGTCGTCGGCGTCTTTCAATCCGGCGGGCATGGCGGGGCTCCTGCCCAGCCGTTCGGCTTCGTCGCTGAATCGCCGCATGCGGTCGTCGCCGCGTTTCGCGGCACGAGCTCGACCTCGGAATGGCTGACCGACTTCATGGCCGAGCAGATCGAATACACTGTCGTCAAAGACGGCGGCAAAACCCATCGCGGCTTTACTTCCCTCTACGAAAGCCTGCGGCCGCAGCTGCGGGAGCTGCTGGAGCGGACCGGAGCGCGCAAGCCGCTGTTCCTTACCGGACATAGCCTCGGGGGCGCGCTCGCGACGCTGGCCGCGCTCGACCTGGCGAAGAACGGGCCGGGCCGGAACCCGATCGTCTATACGTTCGCCGCGCCGCGCGTCGGCGATTCCGAGTTCGCCGAGTCGTATGCCAAAGCCGTGCCGCGCAGCTTCCGGCTGGCCAACAGCAACGACATCGTCACCTATCTGCCGCCGCTCGTCTACCAGGACCCGCGGACGAAGCTGATCTACTACTACTCCCATGTGAGCGAGCTGGCCGAGCTCGACTTCAGCGGCGGCAGCTTTTCCGGCAATCATGTGCTGCTCGGCTACTTCAACGCGCTGGCCGCCCGGGAGCCCGAGTTCGCCGCCGCCATGTGCCGCAGCCCGATCGGCTGGTGTCCGAACGCGCAGAAGCTGCCCGGCGAGGGCAGCTAG
- a CDS encoding helix-turn-helix domain-containing protein: MTTSDIPGRDGLGGRLRAQRKRLGWTQQRLADELSIAKSTVSQYENSVNAPDYDMLLRLCGLFEVSADYLLGVPASPAGGLGISGKAAAGSPSPPAPAARSRQPDEAALADEPLMLAGLTADERQFLLASLDAYRAALGRRGF, from the coding sequence ATGACCACGTCGGACATCCCCGGCCGCGATGGCCTTGGCGGCCGGCTGCGCGCGCAGCGGAAGCGGCTCGGCTGGACGCAGCAGCGGCTAGCGGACGAGCTTTCCATCGCCAAGTCGACCGTGTCCCAGTACGAGAACAGCGTCAATGCCCCCGACTATGACATGCTGCTCCGGCTATGCGGCTTGTTCGAGGTGTCCGCCGACTACCTGCTCGGTGTCCCGGCCTCCCCCGCAGGCGGCCTCGGCATTTCCGGGAAGGCGGCCGCCGGCTCGCCCAGCCCGCCCGCCCCTGCGGCCCGATCCCGGCAGCCGGACGAGGCGGCTTTGGCCGATGAGCCGCTCATGCTGGCAGGGCTTACCGCAGATGAGCGCCAGTTCCTGCTCGCGAGCCTCGACGCTTACCGCGCGGCGCTCGGGCGGCGCGGCTTCTAA
- the map gene encoding type I methionyl aminopeptidase produces MIVKSKEELAVMRQAGRIVAECHELLKERVKPGVTTLELDRLVEEKIRQRGAVPSFKGHHGFAYSICSAPNDVICHGFPDGRPLAEGDVISIDIGAFYQGFHGDSAWTYAVGDVSEPIRRLMHDCHEALFLGIGEAVAGRHVGDIGAGIDRLARARGYGNVRDFSGHGVGRELWEEPSVPHYGLPGKGPLLQNGLVLAIEPMFTLGDWRAFVDSDGWTARTADGSICVQYEHSVAITEDGPQILTVL; encoded by the coding sequence ATGATCGTGAAGTCGAAGGAAGAGCTGGCCGTCATGCGCCAGGCCGGCCGGATCGTGGCGGAGTGCCATGAGCTGCTGAAGGAACGGGTGAAGCCCGGCGTCACGACGCTGGAGCTGGACCGCCTCGTCGAAGAGAAGATCCGCCAGCGGGGCGCCGTTCCGAGCTTCAAGGGGCATCACGGCTTCGCCTATTCGATCTGCTCCGCCCCGAACGACGTCATCTGCCATGGCTTTCCCGACGGCCGGCCGCTTGCGGAAGGCGACGTCATCTCCATCGACATCGGCGCTTTCTATCAGGGCTTCCACGGCGACTCGGCCTGGACCTACGCGGTCGGCGACGTCTCCGAGCCGATCCGCCGGCTGATGCACGACTGCCACGAGGCGCTTTTCCTCGGCATCGGAGAGGCCGTCGCAGGACGGCATGTCGGCGACATCGGAGCGGGCATCGACCGGCTCGCCCGCGCCCGGGGATACGGCAATGTCCGCGACTTCAGCGGCCATGGAGTCGGCCGCGAGCTGTGGGAAGAGCCGTCCGTGCCGCATTACGGCCTCCCAGGGAAAGGCCCGCTGCTCCAGAACGGCCTCGTGCTCGCCATCGAGCCGATGTTCACGCTCGGCGATTGGCGCGCCTTCGTCGACAGCGACGGCTGGACCGCCCGCACGGCCGACGGCTCCATCTGCGTCCAGTATGAGCACTCCGTCGCGATTACGGAGGACGGGCCGCAGATTTTGACCGTGCTGTAG
- a CDS encoding amino acid ABC transporter ATP-binding protein has protein sequence MIEIQGLRKSFGSNEVLKGIDASIQKGEVVAVIGPSGSGKSTFLRCLNRLEEPTGGTIRFKDRDVTAAQKELNGIRQKMGMVFQHFNLFPHMSVLDNLTITPRKVKGMGKEEAEKIAMELLRSVGLEDKRDARPDSLSGGQKQRIAIARALAMQPEVMLFDEPTSALDPEMVGEVLDVMKRLAQNGMTMIIVTHEMGFAREVADRLIFMDGGYIVEEGDPREVMAAPQHARTKEFLSKVL, from the coding sequence ATGATCGAGATCCAGGGATTGCGCAAGTCATTCGGCAGCAATGAGGTGCTCAAAGGCATCGACGCCAGCATCCAGAAAGGCGAAGTCGTCGCCGTGATCGGACCGAGCGGCTCGGGCAAGAGCACGTTCCTGCGCTGCCTGAACCGGCTCGAGGAGCCGACCGGCGGCACGATCCGGTTCAAGGACCGCGACGTGACCGCGGCCCAGAAGGAGCTCAACGGGATCCGCCAGAAGATGGGCATGGTGTTCCAGCATTTCAACCTGTTCCCTCATATGTCCGTGCTCGACAACCTGACGATTACCCCGCGTAAAGTCAAGGGGATGGGCAAGGAAGAGGCGGAGAAGATCGCGATGGAGCTGCTGCGCTCCGTCGGCCTGGAGGACAAGCGGGACGCGCGTCCCGACAGCCTGTCCGGCGGCCAGAAGCAGCGCATCGCGATCGCGCGGGCGCTGGCGATGCAGCCGGAGGTGATGCTGTTCGACGAGCCGACGTCGGCGCTCGACCCCGAGATGGTCGGCGAGGTGCTCGACGTCATGAAGCGGCTCGCGCAGAACGGCATGACGATGATTATCGTCACGCACGAGATGGGCTTCGCGCGCGAGGTCGCGGACCGGCTGATCTTCATGGACGGCGGCTACATCGTCGAAGAGGGGGACCCGCGCGAAGTCATGGCGGCCCCGCAGCATGCCCGGACCAAGGAGTTCCTGTCCAAGGTGCTGTAG
- a CDS encoding amino acid ABC transporter permease, producing the protein MNLNFSFLDEYGSYFISGAWVTLQLSFFGVLLGTLFGIGFALMRLSRIWIVRFLASAYIEIIRGTPMLVQILIIHYGLTNFGVNLPAFASGVVALTINSAAYMAEVFRAGIQAIDKGQMEAARSLGMSRTQAMRLIVLPQAFRNMLPAIGNELIVIIKDSSLVSTIGIAELLYNARTVQGNTFIPLEPLIVAAGVYFIMTFTLSQLLGVLERRLGKR; encoded by the coding sequence ATGAACTTGAACTTTTCCTTTCTGGATGAGTACGGCTCGTACTTCATCAGCGGCGCATGGGTGACGCTGCAGCTGTCGTTCTTCGGCGTGCTGCTCGGAACGCTGTTCGGCATCGGCTTCGCCCTCATGCGGCTGTCGCGGATCTGGATCGTCCGATTCCTGGCGAGCGCCTACATCGAGATCATCCGCGGCACGCCGATGCTCGTGCAGATCCTCATCATCCACTACGGCCTGACGAACTTCGGCGTCAACCTGCCTGCCTTCGCATCCGGCGTCGTCGCGCTGACGATCAACAGCGCCGCCTACATGGCGGAGGTGTTCCGCGCCGGCATCCAGGCGATCGACAAGGGCCAGATGGAAGCGGCCCGCTCGCTCGGCATGTCGCGCACGCAGGCGATGCGCCTGATCGTGCTGCCGCAGGCGTTCCGCAACATGCTGCCGGCGATCGGCAACGAGCTGATCGTCATCATCAAGGACTCCTCGCTCGTCTCGACGATCGGCATCGCGGAGCTGCTCTACAACGCCCGCACGGTGCAGGGCAACACGTTCATTCCGCTGGAGCCGCTCATCGTAGCGGCAGGCGTCTACTTCATCATGACCTTCACGCTCTCGCAGCTGCTGGGCGTGCTGGAGAGGAGGCTGGGCAAGCGATGA
- a CDS encoding ABC transporter substrate-binding protein has product MKKVWTVTIAAALLLTACGQKATTNEGGAGATSSPAPTAGASAAPGGLQMDKLVLGTSADYAPYEFHKKIDGKDQIVGFDIEIAKEIAKDLGAELEISDSDFDGLLLALNGGKVDLVISGMTPTEERKQNVDFSKIYYKAEQGVIVKKGEEGSYGSLDDLKGKKIGVQKGSIQEGIAKEVEGAKLTSLAKIPELILELTSGRVDALIVEKPVADQYVKTQDSIALANVKIEQSEEEAGSAIAIKKGNQKLLDAVNKTIDRLQANGDIDRFVVEANELVGE; this is encoded by the coding sequence ATGAAAAAGGTATGGACGGTGACGATCGCCGCAGCGCTGCTGCTGACGGCATGCGGACAGAAGGCGACGACGAACGAGGGCGGAGCGGGAGCGACGTCATCCCCGGCGCCGACGGCAGGGGCATCGGCAGCGCCGGGCGGACTGCAGATGGACAAGCTCGTGCTGGGCACGAGCGCGGACTACGCGCCCTATGAATTCCACAAGAAGATCGACGGCAAGGACCAGATCGTCGGCTTCGACATCGAGATCGCCAAGGAGATCGCCAAGGATCTCGGCGCCGAGCTGGAAATCAGCGACTCGGACTTCGACGGTCTGCTGCTGGCGCTGAACGGCGGCAAGGTCGACCTCGTCATCTCCGGGATGACGCCGACCGAGGAGCGCAAGCAGAACGTCGACTTCTCCAAGATCTACTATAAAGCGGAGCAAGGCGTCATCGTGAAGAAGGGCGAGGAAGGCAGCTACGGCTCCCTCGACGACCTGAAAGGCAAGAAGATCGGCGTGCAGAAGGGCTCGATCCAGGAAGGCATCGCCAAGGAAGTCGAAGGCGCGAAGCTGACGTCGCTGGCGAAGATTCCGGAGCTGATCCTGGAGCTGACTAGCGGACGCGTGGACGCGCTGATCGTGGAGAAGCCGGTCGCGGACCAATACGTCAAGACGCAGGACAGCATCGCGCTGGCGAACGTCAAGATCGAGCAGTCGGAAGAAGAAGCCGGCTCGGCGATCGCGATCAAGAAGGGCAACCAGAAGCTGCTGGACGCCGTGAACAAGACGATCGACCGCCTGCAGGCGAACGGCGACATCGACCGCTTCGTCGTGGAAGCGAACGAGCTCGTCGGCGAATAA